One region of Aurantimonas sp. HBX-1 genomic DNA includes:
- a CDS encoding DUF2842 domain-containing protein, translated as MPVRLKKFLGAIILIVLVVVYAVLATAIATVYLAASSGWVHLAYFLFSGILWVVPAMLVIKWMETAPRR; from the coding sequence ATGCCCGTCAGGCTCAAGAAATTCCTCGGCGCGATCATCCTGATCGTGCTGGTCGTCGTCTACGCCGTCCTCGCGACCGCCATTGCGACGGTCTATCTCGCCGCGTCGAGCGGCTGGGTCCACCTCGCCTATTTCCTGTTCAGCGGCATCCTCTGGGTCGTGCCGGCGATGCTGGTGATCAAATGGATGGAGACCGCGCCCCGCCGCTAG